Proteins from a single region of Erythrobacter sp.:
- a CDS encoding DUF2147 domain-containing protein, with protein sequence MMARWMIAGAGVAAMLAAVSPAQAADPIAGRWVTAEKDAVIAIRKCGKSLCGTIERFLIAPKGGNDQRDINNSDPAKRQRKLIGTAILTGLNNDGDAWRGQVYDPKTGRTYTSEVRRKGDGALEVKGCFGPICQTQVWKKAS encoded by the coding sequence ATGATGGCACGATGGATGATTGCAGGCGCAGGCGTGGCGGCGATGCTGGCGGCGGTGAGCCCGGCGCAGGCCGCCGATCCGATCGCGGGGCGCTGGGTGACGGCGGAAAAGGACGCGGTGATCGCGATCCGCAAATGCGGCAAATCGCTGTGCGGCACGATCGAGCGGTTCCTGATCGCCCCCAAGGGCGGCAATGACCAGCGCGACATCAACAATTCCGATCCGGCCAAGCGCCAGCGCAAGCTCATCGGCACGGCGATCCTCACCGGTCTCAACAATGATGGCGATGCCTGGCGCGGGCAGGTCTATGATCCCAAGACCGGCCGCACCTACACCTCCGAAGTCCGCCGCAAGGGCGACGGCGCGCTGGAAGTGAAGGGCTGCTTCGGCCCGATCTGTCAGACGCAGGTGTGGAAGAAGGCGTCTTAA